AGAGGAGGCACACTGATCTTAACGAGGAGCCAAAGTATGTAAATCCATTAAATGTTGAATGATATCTTTGCATTTTCTGGTCATATATCTGCGTTTTGTgttcaattcaaatttagCAATATTTTGCTGTGCATCTCTGGGGTATATGTTGTAGTTTTCAGGGTGtgaatttttgttctttttgttttgggttaaatCCTTTTTCTTAGTGCTCTACATTCGATATTAAATTTTCAGGCAATGAAGTTCCAAATTGGTTTATGTAAGCTCCAGGTTCAGCTGTTGAAACGAACCAAATTTGCAGGCAATGGTCTGGTAATCAAGAGGTGTGTTGAGGCGCCAGCAGTTTCTGAGATTTCATTTTAAGTTGCATAAGGCAATACCTTTCTTCTCAATTGATGCATCCAGCATTTATCTGCAGATGAACAAAACAGCAAGCCGGATTTATCTAATGCTTTCATTCCACACGTATACTTTGTCTATGATTCTTCTGTCTCATTCATTGGAATTGATGTACGTTGGGGATGAAATGTAACAGATTTATCTATTTCATAATTTCCAATCAAGGTTTGTTGAAAATCATACATTAATTGTAAACAGGCGTCCAAATATGCCCAAAATACTTCTTTGAAAGATTGTGTCTCATTACAAAAGTAATGTTGCTGGTATTGGCAAGGTACAAGAATCCTAGCATGTCTAAATCATGTCTAGTTGCTGCAACTCACGTTGCTGGTATAGTTCAAGATTTTTTGATAATCCTGCAAGGACAAGGAATGAAAAGCTTGATGAGCAGCAATCTAGGAATGAAAAGATTTTTTGATAATCCTGCAACTCACGTTGCTGgcatattatgttgttttcgAACTCCTATCTAGTTTGTGAATAGATTGTGGTTCTTTGAATGCCAGTTGCTGTTTGAACAGCCCTGGTAGAGCTAACATCTCCAATGGCTCCATTACACAAAAGAATTTGGCTTTAGAAACTAAGAAAAAGACGCCAAGAATTATATAACTTCTTTGTTCACGAAAGCACATTGTCATTGCATGACCGGATAGCTACTGGAGATGTCAAATGTCCAATTTTAGCCACCAAAAATAACAAGGGGCATCTCATAGTCAAAAAGATAACTACAACTTACAATGTGAACCGACACCAAGTAAAACTTACGACAAACATGAATAAATGTCCCtacaacacaaaaacaaaaattcactTCATACAGCCGTATTATAACAAGAGAGAGGCACACAGCAGTGTAAATGTAGACAAATATGCAAGGCAAAACCATGTGTCTGTGGAGCGCTGCAAAACCGCCCACATTGCCACAAAGAAAAAGCTCCGCATTGAAATGGCTCAAGCCAACATATTCAAGCGTCACCAACTTGGTTATATTCCTACATAAGCCACTGTccaacaaatacaaaagccTATACCTCATTTTTGCCACCATTCTTGGTGTATGGTGCCTTTACAGCTCTGCATGGTGGCCTTGAAACTTGTTTGAATTGAGTTGTATTTCCTATCATATAGCCAGCCACACTGAAAGACCATGCACATACCACAAAGCAAACAATCTCGAACAATCACGATCGAAAGTTTGCCATTCTGAACAGTTTTAGCCAAGCAAATCTTTAAACAAGTTGGGATTCTGACTTGTTGGGGTCACACCCATCTGCCTTACAAGTGCATCCTTTTCCAAGGAATCTTTAGGGTTAGGACCCTTATTCAATTGTGTTACCCCACTTTGAGCAGTTCTTGTAGCATTTGATAACTCAGATGCAAGATTAAACTCATCCCTATTGGTCGGCAAAGGGTCGCCAACACTGCTACTAAGCCCGCTGAGAGATGTATCTGTATATAATCCCATAATATCAGGTGTCTTAGCAGCACCAGCTGCACCATGATTTGCAGTTAATGCAACTTCAGTTTGATCAAGAAGCCCTTCTAACTGCTTGAAAGGATCTACAGTGGAAGCAGTACTACTAGTTGAGTCACCCAAATCGAGCAAGTCTGGAGCACGTTCATGATTAACTTCAGTGTGTACAGCTGCTGCCTTTGGTACCTGGGGCTTCTCTGAAGCATGGATATTCGCCTTAGACACCTTATGGTTGGCAGAAGATGGCCTCCTCTCGGTTTTTGATGATCCCCCAAACAGTGAACTGGCAAGCTTCTGCTTTTCTGGAGAAATTTCAACCTGAGGCCTCCTTGACTCATAAGTATCACGtgcttttgaatttgaagtgCTCACGCTATCTATTTGTGTGACCCCATTCGCTGATTTCTGGGAACTAGAACTAGAGGAATTTGAGATTGACAATGCTGGAGAGGAATACGTTGGCCTACcccattttctttgaacaCCATCTAGTCGTAACTTAAGTTCCGAAGATCCTGCATCTGAAACAGGTGGCAATGATGCAGGCTGGCGGATCTCCCTAACATAAGATGGTTCAGGAACTGGAACAAGCTCGGTTGAGGATGCAACTGCAGCTGGAGGAATTCTGGATGGCACTGCTGGCTTTGGAAGCTCATATGCCTCAAACCTAAGACCATGGGTTAAAGCTTCATGCTGATCTTGGGTACTGAAGTTGCTGATATTTAACATTCCAGAGCGCTCATTCTCAGGAATATAGGGCTGAGCACCTTTCTCTAGTGCTTGCTGGACATAGCCATTGAGGAATGAAAGTCTTTTATCAATCTGCAAGAGAAGATGAATATTAATATTACACAAAATAATCTTATCCAAGAAATCGATAAATAAATGGTTTCCGCATGATCCAAAATCAAGGTTTTCAAGCATATTAGAGAAATACAATTGCAAAATCCATGAAAAGAGCAACTTATAACTAAAGGGAAGAAATAAGATGCAGGTACCAGGGATGAAGAAGTCGGGAAACTAATTCAAGCATGTCATGTAATACCAATTAGAATCACTTGATTAACATCCAGGTATTACCAACCAAAGGCAGCTACATAAATTAAGTTTCGCCAGTATAATAGATGCATGTTGGTCAAATAAGCAATTTTAATCATTCATAAACTGATTCCGAATTTTTCTCGATCTAAACCACAAGATCTATATCATCATGTTTATATGCGCCAAAACTACAATAAAGCAATctttgcatttttattttttttttacaaggaAATCTACAATTAGTGCCTCCAGCACGAGCATACATACTAAGTGTCAAGCAATAATAAGGCTTCAGAAACTCATGTACAATTTAATAATGATAACTGACATTATCACAATTGGGACCTGAAGATTATTATCTTCACATTGATCCATGCATGCATACATACACGAGAATGATAAAAGAAGGGAAAGCAATAATTTGCTGACCCTATTAAAACCTGTGCAGTTGATAACTGTATACATATCATTCATAGcacattttcaaaatttaccaaataaaATATCGGAAGGTCAAGAACAGCATTAACCAAACAATACATGACATCTTTCTACTTAAACAGAGTAAGGTATCTAGTCAGATTATTTTTCAGTCAACATTTACAAtggcctttttcttttggaccAAAAAAAGTCCCTCATTTACTGATTTGCTAGCCTATTTATAGAGGCTGACTGTTcagtatttaaaaaatatcacTAATGCCCTTGCAATTGTCAGATATGGGCCCTTACTTTTTCTCAAACTTCATCCCATAAGTAGTACGGATAGGGCATATTTAACAAGGAAGCAAGCAAAGCTATTCCTTCCGCATTCACGGTCAGTTAGGATACATGTTCATTTTTCATAGTATTTCTATTTTGGAAAATATTCTTCTGGATCTATacagttttaaaaatatttaatgttGTGTCATGATTCATAATAACGTATCTGTGAAACACAAACACAATCATGAtctgaaaaactgaattatGTTGCATCAAAGATAATGTATCCATATGAGAAAGTACATTATCACGAGGTGGAAAAGTGGTACGTCCTATTAGAACAATTTACAAGgcaattacattttttaatgAGGCATAATTAGTTCACTTTCCTTATACCCAATTTATATTCATCAAGGATTCCATTTGATATATCTCAACAAATGCTTTCCAAAAGATACattttgtaaaaagaaaaaaaccagagaaaattaaagttacagtATATCGTTTGGCATATAACATTAAGAGGGTCACCAAACTTAATGAATCACAAGGTTAAACAACCATTAGACTTTACCATTAGAAAACAGGAGGTTCAGACAGTAAGCCAACAACCACCAAATaacaaggaaaagagaaatgcAGAACTACTTTAGTTCTTAATACTTTAAAGGAGaagcaaaaaaacaaagggtaCGAGTAGATAATGCAATTAAATATGACCTCAATGTCTTCACAACTTGCATCTGACGGCATAATACTCTCAACTGCAGGAGCATCTAAGCTAATGACAGCTTGCAATTCATATGCACGCTGCTGCAGATCTGTTGAGTGAGAAGCTGACAATTCTTCCACCAAAGATTGACACTGCAAGGGAAGAAAGATTTTTATCAATCGATATATACTTCCATGACAggccaaaacaaaatgaaaatgacaaCATTATAGCTAATCATTGATTAGATGAATGTCAACATTATAATGGTGtccaaaaaattcaacttaaaaaaagcattaaaCATTCATCATGCAACTATAGAGCTCTGGACCTCAAAGCTAGGGCCACTGATCATTGACACACACATGCACACATTTTTACGTGCACATTACAAACCCTACACATAATATCTGAACGTTATCAAGCACATTTCTCCCTTAACTAGCATTAACCATTGTATAAAGTAAAATTGTACTATGTTTCTTTCTTATAGAAACTATTTCAAAAGAGCCCCACCACCAACCACTTAAAAGAACATTTCAACTCTGATTCAACTTCTTGCTGACTAAGCCTTCAATCATAAAAAGATCAGGAAAGtacatgcatacatacatatagtCAACCATTCAAGAGCGGATGATCTAGAGTGCACACGTCATTCTGCTAGAGCTGATGTTGAATTCTGTGAAAGCGGCTTGAGCAGCTGCTCAgtctgttttgttttcaagtctcctttctgttttcattttacatctttaatttttgtttcaaaacaatttGTTACTTTAAGGATGTAGAATCGCTTGTTAGCGCTTTAGAGTTTATGGTTTAACTATTGTGAATGGTAGCCAATAACCTGAGAGCTAAACCCGATACCCTAAGCACTAAATGGATGATTTGAAGGCCCACCAAACAGGAAAActtaaccctaaaccctaaagcTAAGCTCTGAACAggtgaaaaagcaaaaatagcAAGCACACTCATTCCACCTTGAGTGAATTGAACAGCAGCTTAAATGAACGTAGGAGAATTCAAGTCCTTTTTTTCCCAAACTACTAGGAGAATTCTCCACTGCCACTCATCTATCAAAATCCATGTTAATCATTACATCTTTTGATTAAACATCTTATTCAGATTTAGCTATGCTCTTTAGAGAAATTCAACCCATTACTAAAAGCATATTTACATACAATGCAATTTCCATCATTCGGGAAGAATAAACTCATTCCAGTCATGACTGATGCTAATCTATAAAGGGATGCCTGTTCAATCTAGTGTGCAAACTGTAAGGTGAGATTTGAACTTTCAATCTTTCAACTTAATTTTCAGTCAAAGATCTGCAAGTTAACAAATCTTATCTTCTCTCAGggaaagcaaaataaaatggCATAAATGCCAGTATAACACTTATAATTATGAGCATAATTACTAATCataatgcattatttttagcaggaaaccaaaagaaaaaaaccactCATAGGAAAACAACTGATTCAACCTCAGATACAAATGCAAAAATTANNNNNNNNNNNNNNNNNNNNNNNNNNNNNNNNNNNNNNNNNNNNNNNNNNNNNNNNNNNNNNNNNNNNNNNNNNNNNNNNNNNNNNNNNNNNNNNNNNNNTCGACAACGATGCGTGTCGAGTCATAGGAAACCTGATCGCAGAGAGGTGCAAGGATGCTGATGTATTTGCAATGTCTTTTGAGCCCAAAAAGAATGAGAGGATTGAGGGTAGGCTTGGAATTGTACTTGATACCATAAAGGAGAACGGAATCATGTTTGTTTAGAACCTGTGAGAATCAGTTCTAGTTCATTTTTGTGGTAAAGTTAACATGTACATTAGTTTAAGTGTTACTTTAAAAACCATTAACTTAACTTTaatctacttttttttctctttaacgATATaaggaattcaaatttgaactttaCCCAAAATCAATCATTTCCTTGATTATCAACCCATCCCAAAGGAACACAGAAAATTACACGTACAATGCATCTTTGCAAACAATCATTCTCAATGAAATTTCCTCTCTTTTAATTGCTGTCTTTCATCAAATTTTCTAATTCGAGCGCTTTATCCCACAAGAAGCAAAAGGGGGTAAAGGATGAATAGCTACTTATAACACTTGAAACAGAAGATTATTGCCATAATTATTACTATAAATCTTAAAATTAGAACACAATCACCAATATAAGACTAGAGGCATACACCTCACGTGTCTAGAATACATTCTATAATATGTAAGCATCAAGAATAAAAccctcaaaagaaaacaatatatGCAGCCAACAATTGCATCACCTGAAAGAAAGACAccataaaaagataaaaacatgTCAACATTTGCATACGTTAAATAGTGAGAGTGCCTGTGTGCATGCATGTGGAGGTGTGTGTGATGGTGCAGGCTACTCGAATTAATTTGAATGTCAGCGGCATGTTTTTGCTCAGGCATCTCAGTTTGCCAAGCAGTTGATTGTGaacaaagtttttttgttaggCCAAAGATTACAAACAAAACTTGAGTGTCTACTTTTAATCTCAATGAAGATTGTCAACCCTAAAAGTGACCCGAATAGTTCCGATTCCTGGTCCTAAATGGAAAACCCACCATCATCAACATCATTGCTACCTTTATTCCAGTCATGTGGGGTCACATGAGAACATCTTccattctttttctatttctataTCTAATTTTGAGATTCCTGGTCctaaatataacatataaaaaGAGAATGTGTGCTTATGTGCAAATTGAAGGTTGTGCACAGAATTAAAACCAGGTGATATCACCCCGAGTAAACTGTTATTTTTGTGGTTCAAAATGAAGGTTTTACCTCAATAGACATAAGATCTGAAATCTTGGACATACTTGCAGCAATTAATCAGCCTGCAAACCGAAAAAGTTAACATCAATGACAGGGAAAATGGGCACTTCGTCAACTGCATGATAGATTCCACAGgcaaacaaaattatttaggaaaaaaattgatgaaaaacTAGCATATCTAGATTCTCTTCTTGGTGCAATCCAGGTTAACGTCCATGACAAGGGAAAATGTACGGATGAGCAACTGCATGCTAAGATTCCACaggaaagaaaattacaaaaagagaCTAGCATATCTTGAATTTCCCTTCTTGGTACAgttcaagttatttttacaGGCAGTTCATAGTTTTTTACCCAACCCATCactttcaaattcaaacccaTATCAAAACATGTCAAACAAATTTCTGCCCTTGATCTGAAGTGTGAGAAATCTCTCAGTTCCTTTTTTTACCCCTCCTGTTTGGTTTTAGCTAGCCAGTTGCCCTCAAATATTTCTGGTCAATTGTTTTAAATCCCAACCTCCAACTACAGGCATATGCACACATACGCTGTTCCTACTATGTTCTAAGTTGCATTGTTTCAGGCTATGCTTCTGACTGTAGCTACATTCTGATGATTTCTTGTCTTACATGATCAATTTGGTTTGCCATAACTGATAAGGAAACATATGTCAACATTAAACTACATCATACTTAGGTCATTTGTAATTCTAAAAAGTTCCTTCACTTTCATAAAACGTTAAACTCAAATGTCCCCTTTTGTTATCTAATGAAGTTGGTTTCCCAATATAGGCTGCCAATAAAGCTTACTATCTGAAGCATTTAGTTCGCCAGTTATATTTACAAAACCACACTAGGAAGACAATACACTCCCATTGAACAGCATCTACAAATTCCCTTATCATATCTTAAACCATTACATCCAGAACAAGATTAAGCATTTCATCAAAGCATGGCAATGGCCCATTACCTTCTCATTTTTTGGGGCAAAAATAGCTTTTACTGACTCATAAACTTCTTCAACGGGCCTTCCAGCATCAATCTGAGGGTGAAAACAACAGTGATCTCAACAAACATGAAAGAACATATGGTTAACACGAATTATTATAACTAAATATACAATGTAGTGACATAAAAGCCAGGAAAAGTAAAACAAATCGAAAAATTACCTTCCGAACTTTCCCCTTGGAGTTATAGTACTCTATCACAGGGAGACTAGACTCTAGGAAAACCTTAAATCGCTTCCTTATTGTTTCTATGTTATCATCCTCTCTTCCCTTCATTGcccccaacaaaaaaaattcagaaaatcaaCATACTTATttggaaaaccaaaaatagaaaatagcatCATACTAAGACAGTGTACAAAATCCTTTACAAGGAGAACTCATAGTTTTCCAACCTGGTTCCTACCCAAGAGGCGCCTCTCCATCTCCTCTTCAGAACAGTCAAAAAACAGGACAAATG
The Prunus dulcis chromosome 2, ALMONDv2, whole genome shotgun sequence DNA segment above includes these coding regions:
- the LOC117618786 gene encoding AP-4 complex subunit epsilon-like, whose product is MPSDASCEDIEIDKRLSFLNGYVQQALEKGAQPYIPENERSGMLNISNFSTQDQHEALTHGLRFEAYELPKPAVPSRIPPAAVASSTELVPVPEPSYVREIRQPASLPPVSDAGSSELKLRLDGVQRKWGRPTYSSPALSISNSSSSSSQKSANGVTQIDSVSTSNSKARDTYESRRPQVEISPEKQKLASSLFGGSSKTERRPSSANHKVSKANIHASEKPQVPKAAAVHTEVNHERAPDLLDLGDSTSSTASTVDPFKQLEGLLDQTEVALTANHGAAGAAKTPDIMGLYTDTSLSGLSSSVGDPLPTNRDEFNLASELSNATRTAQSGVTQLNKGPNPKDSLEKDALVRQMGVTPTSQNPNLFKDLLG